In Oreochromis niloticus isolate F11D_XX linkage group LG18, O_niloticus_UMD_NMBU, whole genome shotgun sequence, one genomic interval encodes:
- the LOC100705385 gene encoding zinc finger protein 260, translated as MASVQYLREFINERLTAAAEQIFLEFEKTIVQYEEEIDRQRRLLDITWKPQIKLRRIDLPLRLLRKEEEVLPEQQLWNQERSSSVDQEEPEPPQIKEQQEELCSSQEGEQLELEEETDTFMVTATYKESDLSNTTHSDSSVFVGTESREAFKVLNNSTQIKKDINHQPRELDVTSSAEKDLHRTDLPQQHVYKQEGVLPQQQLRIQDRSSRLDQGEPEPPLRTEEQNKLCSSQEGEQPVVTETKTSTVTSAHSKSDHSESEANRDQLLAHSSAAAESRHQEGGKKRDSDSGTPESKLHVNRSQSNNSEEFPPSASQCNTDTGRKSLQCDICGKSFKKKCQIKEHYKIHTGEKPFTCKTCEKSFAQKSTLLRHMTVHTGERLFSCHICGKTFRQRGNLMIHLRIHTGERPYSCTVCEKTFSQSSHLLGHMRSHRGEKPYLCEDCGDCFSESSSLKLHKVIHTGERPHSCQLCEKTFIKRSNLLRHMRTHTGEKPYVCETCGERFTLSTSLKSHNAIHTGEKPYHCKTCGKMFRQSHHLLFHMKTHKQTF; from the exons ATGGCTTCAGTTCAGTATCTGAGAGAGTTTATCAACGAGCGactaactgctgctgctgaacaaaTATTCTTGGAGTTTGAAAAAACGATCGTCCAGTACGAGGAAGAGATCGACCGTCAGCGCAGACTGCTGGATATCACCTGGAAACCCCAAATCAAGCTTCGGAGGATAG ACCTTCCACTGCGACTCCTCCGCAAAGAGGAGGAGGTTCTCCCTGAGCAGCAGCTCTGGAACCAGGAGAGGAGCTCCAGTGTGGACCAGGAGGAACCAGAACCTCCACAGATTAAAGAGCAACAGGAGGAactgtgcagcagtcaggagggagagcagctggAACTGGAGGAGGAGACTGATACCTTTATGGTGACTGCTACTTACAAGGAAAGCGACCTCAGTAACACCACTCACTCTGACtccagtgtgtttgttgggacTGAATCCAGAGAAGCAttcaaagttttaaataatTCTACCCAGATCAAGAAAGACATCAACCATCAGCCCAGAGAGCTGGATGTCACCTCCAGTGCTGAGAAAGATCTGCATAGAACAG ACCTCCCACAGCAGCATGTCTATAAGCAGGAGGGGGTTCTCCCTCAGCAGCAGCTCAGGATCCAGGACAGGAGCTCCAGATTGGACCAGGGAGAACCAGAACCTCCACTGCGCACAGAGGAACAGAACAAactgtgcagcagtcaggagggagagcagccCGTAGTGACAGAGACGAAAACTTCTACGGTGACTTCTGCTCACAGCAAAAGTGACCACAGTGAATCAGAAGCAAACCGTGACCAGCTCCTCGCTCACAgctctgctgcagctgagagCCGACATCAGGAAGGAGGGAAGAAGAGAGATTCAGACTCTGGAACTCCAGAGTCAAAACTTCATGTAAATAGAAGTCAGAGCAACAATTCAGAAGAATTCCCGCCATCAGCGAGTCAGTGTAACACTGACACAGGTCGAAAATCTCTCCAgtgtgacatttgtggaaagtcttttaagAAAAAGTGTCAAATAAAGGAGCATTACAAAatccacacaggtgagaaaccatTCACCTGTAAGACATGTGAGAAAAGTTTTGCTCAGAAGAGCACTTTGCTGCGCCACATGActgtccacacaggagagaggtTGTTTTCCTGCCACATATGTGGCAAAACTTTTAGGCAACGCGGGAATCTGATGATCCACCTGAGAATCCACACCGGTGAGAGGCCGTATTCCTGCACAGTGTGTGAAAAGACTTTCAGTCAGAGTAGTCATTTGTTGGGCCACATGCGAAGCCACAGAGGAGAGAAGCCGTACCTGTGCGAGGACTGTGGGGATTGTTTTTCCGAATCATcgtcacttaaattacacaaagtgatccacacaggagagaggcCTCATTCTTGCCAGTTATGTGAGAAAACGTTCATTAAACGCAGTAACCTGCTGCGCCACATGAGAAcgcacacaggagagaaaccatatgTTTGTGAGACCTGCGGGGAAAGATTTACTCTGTCAACGTCGCTAAAAAGCCACAACGcaatccacacaggagagaagccGTATCACTGTAAAACCTGTGGGAAAATGTTCCGCCAGAGTCATCATTTGTTGTTTCACATGAAAACCCATAAACAGACATTTTAA